From a region of the Halobacteriovorax sp. HLS genome:
- a CDS encoding arylsulfatase, whose amino-acid sequence MNKLLLVPVTFLAIALSFTANAAKKPNFLIIWGDDIGISNISAYSQGIMGYKTPNIDSIAKDGILFTDYYGDQSCTAGRSTFITGQSGIRTGLTKVGLPGSPVGLQARDLTIAEVMKSQGYVTGQFGKNHFGDKDEYLPTKHGFDEFYGNLYHLNAEEEPEDEDYPKDPKFKKMFGPRGVIHAFADGKIKDTGPLTKKRMETVDEDIVNRSIKFMQDAVKKKKKPFFVWVNTTGMHFRTHPRKESKGLSGQGPYNDVMVQHDQYVGKLLDTVDSLGIEKDTFVMYSTDNGVHFNTWPDAGITPFRSEKNTNWEGAYRVPAVVKYPAMYKGGQVLNGIVSHLDWMPTLATLAGAKDLKKKLLKGTKVGKSKAKLHLDGYDMNSYLAGKSKESPRKEYHYISDEGIPVALRTGDWKCVYAENNAKTMFIWLKKSDELRMPKIFNLRRDPYEKADTGSNSYYDWMISKAPYVYKCSAETLAFLNTFKKYPPSQKPDSWDVGEMASDMMKFQKN is encoded by the coding sequence ATGAATAAGTTACTGCTAGTACCAGTTACTTTCTTGGCCATTGCTTTAAGCTTTACGGCAAATGCGGCAAAGAAGCCAAACTTCTTAATCATCTGGGGAGATGATATCGGTATCAGTAATATCTCTGCTTATAGCCAAGGTATTATGGGTTATAAAACTCCAAATATTGATAGCATTGCAAAAGACGGTATTCTATTTACAGATTACTATGGTGATCAATCTTGTACTGCAGGTAGATCTACTTTTATCACTGGTCAGTCAGGAATTAGAACAGGTCTAACTAAAGTTGGTCTTCCAGGTTCTCCTGTAGGTCTACAGGCAAGAGACCTAACAATTGCTGAAGTTATGAAATCGCAAGGTTATGTAACTGGTCAATTTGGTAAGAACCACTTTGGAGACAAAGATGAGTATCTTCCAACAAAGCACGGGTTTGATGAATTCTATGGAAATCTCTATCACCTAAATGCTGAAGAAGAGCCAGAAGATGAAGATTATCCAAAAGATCCAAAATTCAAGAAGATGTTTGGACCAAGAGGAGTAATTCATGCGTTCGCTGATGGTAAAATCAAAGATACAGGACCACTTACGAAGAAAAGAATGGAAACTGTAGACGAAGATATCGTTAATCGTTCAATTAAATTCATGCAAGATGCTGTTAAGAAAAAGAAGAAGCCTTTCTTCGTTTGGGTTAATACTACAGGTATGCACTTTAGAACTCATCCAAGAAAAGAATCGAAAGGACTATCTGGTCAAGGACCATATAACGATGTAATGGTTCAACACGATCAATATGTAGGTAAATTACTAGATACTGTTGATTCTTTAGGAATTGAAAAAGATACTTTCGTAATGTATTCAACAGATAATGGTGTTCACTTTAATACTTGGCCAGATGCAGGTATCACTCCTTTTAGATCTGAGAAAAATACAAACTGGGAAGGAGCTTATAGAGTTCCGGCCGTTGTTAAGTATCCTGCAATGTATAAAGGTGGTCAGGTGTTAAACGGTATTGTTTCTCACTTAGACTGGATGCCAACATTGGCAACTCTTGCTGGAGCAAAAGATTTAAAGAAGAAACTACTTAAGGGAACTAAGGTTGGAAAATCTAAGGCCAAGCTTCACCTTGATGGTTATGACATGAATAGCTACCTTGCTGGTAAGTCTAAAGAATCTCCAAGAAAAGAATATCACTATATTTCTGATGAAGGGATTCCAGTTGCACTTAGAACTGGAGATTGGAAATGTGTTTATGCGGAAAATAATGCTAAGACAATGTTCATTTGGTTAAAGAAGTCTGATGAGTTAAGAATGCCTAAGATTTTTAACCTAAGAAGAGACCCTTACGAAAAAGCGGATACAGGTTCTAATTCATACTATGATTGGATGATTTCTAAAGCTCCTTATGTTTATAAGTGTTCGGCAGAAACATTAGCTTTTCTAAATACGTTTAAGAAGTATCCACCTAGTCAAAAACCTGATTCATGGGATGTTGGTGAAATGGCTTCGGATATGATGAAGTTTCAAAAGAATTAG
- a CDS encoding MoxR family ATPase encodes MSVRESFLEIQTKLNEVIIDQEAIVEKLLLSLICNGNVLLEGAPGTGKTTTIKYLSKLIESTLGRVQFTPDLLPSDVTGSESYITDEKGNGRIEFSPGPIFNNLILADEINRSPAKVQSALLEAMEERQVTVMGKTYKMADLFMVMATQNPIEQEGTYPLPEAQLDRFLFKLILDYPSKESEKEILKLVRNDSFNKLNNEKAYDQSIVFKAREEASKVQSSEAIVQYIIDLVDATRFPSKYSDTLAKWLTMGVSPRATIAIDTASRALAWLSGRDFVEPDDVRSVVFPVLRHRLYLSYEAYSESVSSDDVIKEIIKSVEVL; translated from the coding sequence ATGTCAGTTAGAGAGAGTTTTTTAGAAATTCAAACAAAACTAAATGAAGTTATAATTGATCAAGAAGCTATTGTTGAGAAATTACTACTAAGTTTAATTTGTAATGGAAATGTTTTACTTGAGGGTGCCCCTGGTACTGGAAAGACTACTACTATTAAATATCTCTCTAAATTGATTGAATCAACTCTTGGGAGAGTTCAGTTTACTCCTGATCTTCTCCCTTCTGATGTCACTGGTAGCGAGAGCTATATCACTGACGAAAAAGGAAATGGGAGAATTGAATTTTCTCCCGGTCCTATTTTTAATAATTTAATTCTTGCTGATGAGATTAACCGATCTCCGGCAAAAGTGCAGTCAGCTCTTTTAGAGGCCATGGAAGAGAGACAGGTCACGGTAATGGGGAAAACCTATAAAATGGCAGATCTCTTTATGGTAATGGCCACACAGAACCCTATAGAACAAGAGGGGACTTACCCTCTACCAGAGGCCCAATTGGATAGGTTTCTATTTAAGTTAATCTTAGATTATCCAAGTAAAGAAAGTGAAAAAGAAATCTTAAAGCTAGTAAGAAATGATAGCTTTAATAAATTAAATAATGAAAAAGCTTACGATCAATCTATTGTTTTTAAAGCAAGAGAAGAAGCTTCGAAGGTTCAAAGCTCTGAAGCAATCGTTCAATATATAATAGACTTAGTCGATGCAACTAGGTTCCCGTCTAAGTATTCTGATACTCTCGCTAAGTGGCTTACTATGGGAGTTAGTCCAAGAGCGACTATTGCTATCGATACTGCTTCAAGAGCGCTAGCATGGCTTAGCGGTCGTGATTTTGTTGAGCCTGATGATGTTCGATCTGTGGTATTCCCTGTATTGAGACATAGACTCTATCTCTCATATGAAGCCTACTCTGAGAGTGTATCTAGTGACGATGTCATTAAAGAGATAATTAAGTCTGTAGAGGTTTTATGA